In one window of Pseudomonadota bacterium DNA:
- a CDS encoding hemolysin family protein, giving the protein MSVIVINICVLSLCILIQGFFSGSEMVILSSNKTKIRQLARRGNKGAARFLELIERLDWSLAITSTGTNLFVIISSVFTAVWFDNIFQKNSEFWSIIIITPFLLILGEILPRTIFQQKADELALKIALPFKYVSRIIFPVTYVVFYTSKFFYSLIQKDAAGQNIFISKKELELALSVEGEESDLETGEKKLIRRAFHLFESNVSDVMVPLVNITAISSKASVEKAIDAINKTGYSRLPVYKSRIDNLIGIIHPIDLITVNNYNNIIGPFVREVPYVPESMKAHDLLTLLQKTRNSIAIVLDEYGGTVGIITIEDVLEEVVGEIKDEYDDDTKQYIKIGLNKFVVNARMEIEHVNELMNLNIPKEDYETLGGFLLKLMGKIPKHGEIIIHENMQFTIRSSSKKSIHSIIVEIIDKIHNSPENSN; this is encoded by the coding sequence TTGAGTGTTATAGTTATTAATATTTGTGTTTTAAGCCTGTGTATTCTGATTCAGGGATTTTTTTCCGGATCTGAAATGGTTATTTTATCTTCAAATAAAACAAAGATAAGGCAGTTGGCAAGAAGGGGTAATAAAGGGGCGGCCCGTTTTCTTGAATTAATCGAAAGACTTGATTGGTCTCTTGCAATAACAAGTACCGGCACCAATTTATTTGTTATCATCTCTTCTGTTTTTACTGCTGTTTGGTTTGACAATATATTTCAGAAAAACAGCGAGTTTTGGTCCATTATTATTATAACTCCATTTTTATTAATTTTGGGTGAAATCCTGCCCAGAACAATTTTTCAGCAAAAAGCTGATGAATTGGCTTTAAAAATTGCACTTCCTTTTAAATATGTTTCCCGCATTATCTTTCCTGTTACATACGTTGTCTTTTACACCAGTAAATTTTTTTACAGTTTAATACAAAAAGATGCTGCCGGACAAAATATTTTCATTTCTAAAAAAGAACTGGAGCTTGCTCTTTCTGTCGAGGGAGAAGAAAGCGACTTAGAAACCGGAGAAAAAAAACTCATAAGAAGAGCGTTCCATCTTTTTGAATCAAATGTATCTGATGTTATGGTTCCTCTTGTAAATATCACTGCCATTTCATCCAAGGCTAGTGTAGAAAAAGCAATAGATGCTATTAATAAAACGGGTTATTCAAGGCTTCCTGTTTATAAAAGCAGAATTGATAATCTGATAGGCATCATTCATCCCATTGATTTAATTACTGTTAACAATTACAATAATATTATAGGTCCTTTTGTTCGTGAAGTCCCTTACGTTCCTGAATCAATGAAAGCTCATGATCTTTTAACATTGTTGCAGAAAACAAGAAACTCAATCGCTATAGTGCTTGATGAATATGGTGGAACTGTAGGAATAATCACAATAGAGGATGTACTCGAAGAAGTTGTAGGTGAAATTAAGGATGAATATGATGATGATACTAAGCAATATATTAAAATCGGGTTAAATAAGTTTGTTGTAAATGCCAGAATGGAAATTGAACATGTAAATGAATTAATGAATTTAAATATTCCTAAAGAAGATTATGAAACTCTAGGAGGTTTTTTGCTCAAACTCATGGGGAAAATTCCAAAACATGGGGAAATTATAATTCATGAAAATATGCAATTTACTATCCGATCCTCAAGCAAAAAATCTATTCATTCTATTATTGTTGAAATAATTGATAAAATCCATAATAGTCCGGAAAACTCAAACTAA
- the efp gene encoding elongation factor P: MYDSSDLKKGLKIEIDGDPYVIVQFEFVKPGKGQALYKCKLKNMINGSQFDRTYRSGEKFNEAQLEEQEMEYLYSDSSGYCFMNTSTYSQEFLSSEQIGDAINLLKENTVCNVLFFGEKAIELSLPNFLNLQIIKADPWAKGDTAAGSTKPATLETGYVLQVPPFIDEGEYIRIDTRTGQYVERVKNKN; the protein is encoded by the coding sequence ATCCGTATGTTATTGTGCAATTTGAATTTGTAAAGCCCGGAAAAGGGCAGGCTCTTTACAAATGTAAATTAAAAAATATGATTAACGGTTCGCAATTTGACCGCACATACAGATCCGGAGAAAAATTTAATGAAGCACAGCTTGAAGAGCAAGAAATGGAATATTTATATTCTGACAGCAGCGGTTATTGTTTTATGAATACCTCAACTTATTCTCAGGAATTTCTTAGTTCTGAACAAATTGGCGATGCCATAAATCTCTTAAAAGAAAATACAGTATGTAATGTATTGTTTTTTGGAGAAAAAGCAATCGAACTTTCTCTTCCAAATTTTTTAAATCTTCAAATAATTAAAGCCGATCCATGGGCAAAAGGTGATACGGCAGCCGGAAGCACCAAGCCTGCAACACTAGAAACAGGATATGTTCTTCAGGTTCCCCCCTTCATTGATGAAGGAGAATATATACGCATTGATACCCGTACAGGTCAATATGTTGAAAGGGTAAAAAATAAAAACTGA